In one window of Cytophagaceae bacterium ABcell3 DNA:
- a CDS encoding MaoC family dehydratase — METGQCYSEKFSFSQEDVIRFAELSGDKNPIHLDNDFASTTIFKKPIIHGVLGISVFSKILGVKFPGQGTIIMKQEISFKRPLFVGHEYEASISVSELYKERSMAVLEAKVLDTQTGKINMTGTVHVINKEKIM, encoded by the coding sequence ATGGAAACCGGCCAATGTTATTCTGAAAAATTTTCTTTTTCACAAGAAGATGTTATTCGCTTTGCGGAATTAAGCGGCGATAAAAACCCTATACACCTTGACAATGACTTTGCATCTACTACTATCTTTAAAAAACCCATCATTCATGGGGTGCTTGGCATAAGCGTCTTTTCAAAGATATTGGGAGTAAAATTTCCAGGACAAGGAACCATTATCATGAAACAGGAAATCAGCTTTAAAAGGCCACTCTTTGTCGGCCATGAATACGAAGCGTCTATTTCTGTATCAGAACTTTACAAAGAAAGAAGCATGGCAGTTTTGGAAGCAAAGGTATTGGACACCCAAACAGGAAAAATAAACATGACAGGTACTGTTCATGTAATTAACAAAGAAAAAATCATGTAG